In one window of Paraflavitalea soli DNA:
- a CDS encoding lipid-binding SYLF domain-containing protein, which yields MKKNIMNLAIFTWAALLLPTLLMSQNKEQRIASDSKKAKAEFIKADGLMKNLFDRSYAYVIFPNVGKGAIGVGGAAGSGAVYERGKYIGSAKMVQVSAGFQFGGQAYREVIFFENKDALDRFQKNNLEFAGQFSAIAAKEGASADVKYRDGVLVFTQGKDGLMLEAALGGQKFTYNAAM from the coding sequence ATGAAAAAGAATATCATGAACCTGGCAATATTCACCTGGGCAGCATTGCTATTGCCCACACTCCTGATGAGCCAGAACAAAGAACAACGCATTGCTTCCGACAGCAAAAAGGCCAAAGCTGAATTTATAAAAGCAGATGGTTTAATGAAAAACCTTTTTGACCGAAGTTATGCATACGTAATATTCCCCAATGTAGGAAAGGGCGCCATTGGTGTTGGCGGCGCAGCCGGTTCAGGTGCTGTATATGAACGCGGAAAATATATAGGTTCTGCAAAAATGGTACAGGTGAGTGCTGGCTTTCAGTTTGGCGGACAGGCTTACCGGGAAGTTATCTTTTTTGAAAATAAAGACGCTTTGGATCGCTTTCAGAAAAACAACCTTGAGTTTGCTGGTCAATTCTCGGCCATTGCTGCTAAGGAAGGCGCTTCTGCTGATGTAAAGTACCGGGATGGCGTCCTGGTATTCACGCAAGGTAAAGATGGGCTGATGTTGGAAGCTGCCCTCGGCGGCCAGAAATTCACCTACAATGCTGCGATGTAA
- a CDS encoding TolC family protein yields the protein MYKFRIVQSIALVCLAAASCKVPVVSQRSENNAVPAAYAGGTDTTNTASLPWRSFFTDPNLVNLIDTALKNNQELMITLQEVEIARNDIRFRQGPLLPSVTAKAGIGVEKVGRYTSQGAGDATTEIKPGKEMPDPLMDYTVGVYANWEVDIWKKLRNAKKAAITRYLSTVEGRNFVLTNLIGEIANSYYELLALDNQFEIVKQNIELQKNALGIVKVQKEAARATELAVQKFEAEVLKSQSLEFDILQRIKETENRINFLTGRFPGEITRSKDNFLALLPSAVSAGIPSQLLANRPDIKQAELDLVAAKLDVKVARAEFYPSFGISAGLGFQAFNPSYLFRMPESLLYSLAGDLAGPLVNRNAIKAEFLNANARQVQAMYNYERTILNACLEVSTQLSNVSNLEKSYDLKSKQVDALTRSIDIANDLFKSARADYFEVLMTQRDALESKLELIETRKQQFNAVVNIYKGLGGGWK from the coding sequence ATGTATAAATTCAGGATAGTTCAATCCATTGCCCTGGTTTGCCTGGCCGCTGCAAGTTGCAAGGTGCCCGTGGTCAGCCAGCGCTCAGAGAATAACGCAGTGCCTGCGGCTTATGCCGGCGGCACTGATACTACGAATACTGCTTCCCTTCCCTGGCGGAGTTTTTTCACCGATCCCAACCTCGTGAACCTGATCGATACAGCCCTGAAAAATAACCAGGAGCTGATGATCACTTTACAGGAAGTGGAGATCGCCCGGAATGATATCCGGTTCAGGCAGGGACCTTTATTGCCATCAGTCACTGCAAAGGCAGGTATTGGCGTGGAGAAAGTAGGGCGGTACACCAGCCAGGGCGCCGGTGACGCCACTACCGAGATCAAACCCGGCAAGGAAATGCCCGATCCCCTGATGGATTATACCGTAGGGGTGTATGCAAACTGGGAGGTCGACATCTGGAAAAAGCTCCGCAACGCTAAGAAGGCTGCCATCACCCGGTACCTGTCAACAGTGGAAGGAAGGAATTTCGTCCTTACCAACCTGATCGGCGAGATAGCCAATTCCTATTATGAATTGCTGGCCCTCGACAACCAGTTTGAGATTGTTAAGCAGAACATCGAACTCCAAAAGAATGCCCTGGGTATTGTGAAAGTGCAGAAGGAAGCAGCCAGGGCCACTGAGTTGGCTGTTCAGAAATTTGAGGCCGAAGTATTGAAGTCACAAAGCCTGGAGTTTGATATTCTCCAAAGGATAAAGGAAACCGAAAACAGGATCAACTTCCTCACAGGCCGGTTTCCCGGGGAGATAACGAGGAGTAAGGACAACTTTTTAGCGCTGCTGCCTTCCGCCGTCAGTGCAGGTATTCCTTCCCAGCTATTGGCCAACAGGCCCGATATTAAGCAGGCCGAACTGGACCTGGTAGCTGCCAAGCTGGATGTGAAAGTGGCGCGTGCAGAGTTTTATCCTTCATTTGGTATTTCAGCGGGGTTAGGGTTTCAGGCATTTAACCCATCCTACCTCTTTAGGATGCCGGAGTCCCTGCTGTACTCCCTGGCAGGAGATCTCGCAGGGCCCTTGGTCAACCGGAATGCCATTAAGGCCGAGTTTCTCAATGCCAATGCACGCCAGGTACAGGCCATGTATAATTATGAACGCACCATCCTCAATGCCTGCCTGGAAGTGTCTACCCAGCTTTCCAATGTAAGTAACCTCGAAAAGAGCTACGACCTCAAGTCTAAACAGGTCGATGCCCTCACCAGGTCCATCGACATTGCCAATGACCTGTTCAAGTCTGCCAGGGCCGATTATTTCGAGGTACTGATGACACAGCGTGATGCCCTCGAATCCAAACTCGAACTCATAGAGACCAGGAAACAACAGTTCAATGCCGTTGTGAATATTTACAAAGGTCTTGGAGGCGGTTGGAAGTAG
- a CDS encoding efflux RND transporter permease subunit, which translates to MFNKFIQRPVLSIVISLIIVFLGVIAITGLPVTQFPSISPPKVNVVADYPGANGELMIKSVIIPLERAINGIPGMKYMASDAGNDGEATIQVVFNLGTDPNVASLNVQNRVASVVNKLPPLVVREGVKITREESNMLMYINLYSDDPNTDQKFLFNFADINVLSELKRVDGVGFADILGNREYAMRIWLKPDRMLAYKISADEVMESLSKQSLEASPGKTGESSGKRSQSFEYVLKYSGRFTTKEQYENVVVRSSSNGELLRLKDVADVEFGSSMYDIYSNLNGKPSAAIVLKQSYGSNASQTIANVKAKMKEIQANSFPKGMEYEISYDVSKFLDASIEKVIHTLVEAFILVGLVVFIFLGDWRSTLIPAMAVPVSLIGTFMFMQFFGITLNLITLFALVLAIGVVVDDAIVVIEAVHAKMEEEGLSPLKATKKAMHEISGAIIAITFLMASVFIPVAFMSGPVGTFYRQFSITMATAIILSGIVALTLTPALCAMILKNNHGKHKKKNILDRSLAGFNDGFNWTQGKYVKLLGKVVTRRSVTFLVLIGFCAGIWFLNGKVPSGFIPNEDQGMFYAIIQTPPGSSLERTNEISERLQKISEEVEGVQSVSSLAGYEILTEGTGSNSGTCLVNLKDWSERKHSVQEIIDELEEKCKDITGANIEFFLPPAVPGYGAAGGFELRLLDKAGSGDYKKMEVVNNDFVKELKKRPELSSIFSFYSASFPQYMLKVDNDIAQQKGVSIENAMNTLSTLVGSNYEISFINFGRQYKVIVQAGAQYRALPEDILKLYVKNNKDEMVPFSAFMKMDKVYGLSEITRHNMYNAAEISGSAAPGYSSGEAIKIINEVAQKTLPRGFGIDWAGISKDEVAQGNQAIYIFLICLGFVYLILAAQYESFILPMAVILSLPAGIFGAFLLLQLLGLENNIYAQIAMVMLIGLLGKNAVLIVEFAVQKHRSGATVLQAAMEGSKVRFRPILMTSFAFIAGLIPLVFANGPGKIGNRTIGTAAAGGMLFGTIFGVLVIPGLYYIFGKIAERRMLVKDEEENPLTEEIDHNV; encoded by the coding sequence ATGTTTAATAAATTTATCCAGCGACCGGTCCTGTCCATAGTCATTTCACTCATCATCGTTTTTCTCGGAGTTATTGCTATTACCGGATTGCCCGTTACCCAATTCCCTTCCATCTCACCCCCCAAGGTGAATGTAGTGGCCGATTATCCCGGCGCCAACGGCGAGTTAATGATCAAATCCGTGATTATCCCCCTCGAAAGGGCCATCAACGGTATCCCCGGCATGAAATACATGGCTTCTGATGCCGGTAACGATGGTGAAGCTACCATCCAGGTAGTGTTCAACCTCGGTACCGATCCCAACGTAGCCTCCCTCAACGTACAGAACAGGGTAGCATCCGTAGTAAACAAGCTGCCCCCACTCGTTGTACGTGAAGGTGTGAAGATTACCCGTGAGGAGTCCAACATGCTTATGTACATCAACCTGTACAGCGACGATCCCAACACCGACCAGAAATTCCTGTTCAACTTTGCTGATATCAACGTATTGTCCGAATTGAAGCGCGTAGATGGCGTAGGCTTCGCGGATATCCTCGGTAACCGTGAATATGCCATGCGTATCTGGCTCAAGCCCGATCGCATGCTGGCCTACAAGATATCCGCCGATGAAGTGATGGAGTCACTGAGCAAACAAAGCCTCGAAGCCTCACCCGGCAAAACCGGTGAGAGCTCCGGTAAAAGGTCTCAGTCATTTGAGTATGTATTGAAATACTCTGGTAGGTTCACTACCAAAGAGCAATATGAAAATGTGGTGGTGCGTTCAAGTTCCAATGGCGAACTGCTGCGCCTCAAAGATGTGGCCGATGTGGAGTTTGGTAGCTCCATGTACGATATCTATTCCAACCTCAATGGCAAACCTTCCGCCGCCATCGTACTGAAGCAATCCTATGGTAGCAATGCCAGCCAGACCATTGCCAATGTAAAGGCGAAGATGAAGGAGATCCAGGCCAATTCCTTCCCCAAAGGAATGGAATATGAGATCAGCTACGACGTTTCCAAATTCCTTGATGCCTCCATCGAGAAGGTGATCCATACCCTGGTAGAGGCTTTCATCCTCGTGGGATTGGTGGTATTCATCTTCCTCGGCGATTGGCGTTCTACCCTCATACCTGCCATGGCCGTACCCGTATCGTTGATCGGTACCTTCATGTTCATGCAGTTCTTCGGCATTACCCTCAACCTCATCACCTTATTCGCCTTGGTACTGGCCATTGGCGTCGTGGTCGATGATGCCATCGTGGTTATTGAAGCCGTCCATGCCAAAATGGAAGAGGAGGGCCTTTCTCCGTTGAAGGCTACCAAGAAAGCCATGCACGAAATATCAGGGGCCATTATAGCCATCACCTTCCTCATGGCCTCCGTATTTATACCCGTGGCATTTATGTCCGGTCCCGTAGGTACTTTCTACAGGCAGTTTTCCATCACCATGGCCACCGCCATCATCTTGTCCGGTATCGTGGCCCTTACCCTTACGCCGGCATTGTGCGCCATGATCTTGAAGAATAACCATGGCAAACACAAAAAGAAAAATATACTCGACAGGTCTCTGGCCGGATTCAATGATGGATTCAACTGGACCCAGGGAAAATATGTGAAGTTATTGGGCAAGGTCGTAACCAGGCGGAGCGTTACTTTCCTGGTGTTGATCGGGTTCTGTGCCGGCATATGGTTCCTCAACGGTAAAGTGCCTTCAGGTTTTATCCCCAATGAAGACCAGGGTATGTTCTACGCCATTATTCAAACACCGCCCGGGTCATCACTGGAAAGGACCAACGAGATCTCCGAAAGATTACAGAAGATCTCCGAAGAGGTCGAAGGCGTACAATCCGTTTCCTCCCTGGCAGGTTATGAGATCCTGACCGAAGGTACCGGCTCCAACTCAGGTACCTGTCTGGTCAACCTCAAAGACTGGAGCGAACGGAAGCATTCTGTACAGGAGATCATCGATGAGCTCGAAGAGAAATGTAAGGATATCACAGGCGCCAACATTGAATTCTTCCTGCCTCCTGCCGTACCAGGTTATGGTGCCGCCGGTGGTTTCGAATTGCGCTTGCTCGATAAAGCAGGATCCGGCGATTACAAGAAAATGGAAGTAGTAAACAACGATTTCGTAAAGGAACTCAAGAAACGTCCTGAGTTATCTTCCATATTCAGCTTTTACAGCGCCAGCTTCCCCCAATACATGTTGAAGGTCGACAATGACATTGCCCAGCAAAAAGGCGTGTCCATCGAAAATGCGATGAACACCTTGTCTACCCTGGTGGGCAGTAACTACGAGATCAGCTTTATTAATTTCGGTCGTCAGTACAAGGTGATCGTGCAGGCAGGCGCCCAATACAGGGCATTGCCGGAAGACATCCTGAAACTGTACGTGAAGAATAATAAAGATGAGATGGTGCCCTTTTCTGCTTTTATGAAAATGGACAAAGTATATGGTCTGTCCGAGATCACCCGCCACAATATGTACAATGCTGCCGAGATCAGCGGTTCTGCCGCACCTGGCTATAGTAGTGGTGAGGCCATTAAGATCATCAACGAAGTGGCCCAGAAAACTTTGCCAAGAGGATTCGGGATAGATTGGGCAGGTATCTCCAAAGATGAGGTGGCCCAGGGCAACCAGGCTATTTATATCTTCCTCATCTGTCTTGGTTTCGTTTACCTCATCCTGGCCGCCCAATATGAAAGCTTTATCCTGCCAATGGCAGTAATTCTTTCCCTGCCGGCCGGTATATTCGGCGCCTTCCTCTTACTGCAGTTGTTGGGCCTGGAGAATAACATCTATGCCCAGATCGCGATGGTTATGCTGATTGGTTTGTTGGGTAAGAACGCCGTGTTGATCGTAGAGTTTGCTGTGCAGAAACACCGCTCAGGGGCAACCGTTTTACAGGCAGCCATGGAAGGTTCGAAAGTGAGGTTCCGCCCCATCCTGATGACCTCCTTTGCATTTATCGCGGGGTTGATCCCCCTCGTATTTGCCAATGGTCCGGGTAAGATCGGTAACAGAACCATTGGTACAGCCGCTGCCGGTGGTATGTTGTTCGGCACCATCTTCGGCGTGCTCGTTATACCAGGCTTGTATTACATCTTCGGCAAAATTGCAGAAAGGCGTATGCTGGTAAAAGATGAAGAAGAAAACCCTTTAACCGAAGAAATTGATCACAATGTATAA
- a CDS encoding YwbE family protein: protein MDGQYRKDIYPGQEVAIILKKDQRTGKLTYGIVKDLLTSAAYHSRGIKVRLEDGQVGRVAEIDVIDPDGE, encoded by the coding sequence ATGGATGGCCAATATAGAAAAGATATTTATCCCGGACAGGAAGTGGCGATCATTCTTAAGAAAGACCAGCGAACAGGTAAGTTGACCTATGGTATTGTCAAAGACCTGCTTACCTCTGCGGCATACCATTCAAGAGGGATCAAAGTGCGCCTGGAAGATGGGCAGGTGGGCCGCGTAGCGGAGATAGATGTGATCGATCCCGATGGAGAATAA
- a CDS encoding Crp/Fnr family transcriptional regulator, with product MLHYYDSLFDFISQIINIPEHDRAQCRESFKPLLAPKDTLLDSPGKVPVYHNFIVSGYMRKYYINDKGEEITVDLNNGPRFFTSYFHFVNQTPTNEYVQCITDCELLRITKADADRTAKTSITQKDYTIRLFQQVQEEDRQRMNDLANLTAEQRYVKLVKESPNIIKNVPLKYIASYLGIKPESLSRIRREIIS from the coding sequence ATGCTGCATTATTACGATTCGCTTTTCGATTTTATCTCTCAGATAATCAATATTCCTGAGCATGACAGGGCTCAATGCCGGGAGTCTTTCAAGCCGCTGTTGGCGCCAAAGGATACCCTGCTGGATAGTCCCGGAAAAGTTCCCGTATACCATAATTTTATTGTTTCGGGATATATGAGAAAGTATTACATCAATGATAAAGGAGAAGAAATAACAGTTGATCTGAACAATGGTCCCCGGTTTTTTACCTCCTATTTTCATTTTGTGAACCAGACCCCCACCAATGAATACGTGCAATGCATTACCGATTGCGAATTACTGAGGATCACCAAAGCCGACGCCGATCGGACCGCAAAAACTAGCATCACCCAAAAAGACTACACCATCCGCTTATTCCAGCAGGTGCAGGAAGAAGACCGGCAAAGAATGAATGACCTGGCCAACCTTACCGCCGAACAGCGCTACGTGAAACTGGTAAAGGAAAGCCCGAATATAATTAAGAACGTTCCCCTCAAATACATCGCTTCCTACCTCGGCATAAAACCCGAAAGCCTCAGCAGGATCAGGCGCGAGATCATTTCTTAA
- a CDS encoding efflux RND transporter periplasmic adaptor subunit encodes MNKIIVFASLLTILYQTSCTTKAAEKKEANTYAVTSPVRVDTSFTKEYVSQIRSVRNIEIRAQEKGFLQNIYVDEGQFVKAGQLLFRIMPKIYEAELLKAEAEGKAAEIELQNTTALVEKNVVSKNEQAMAQAKLEQAKAEIALAKLHLSFTEIRAPFDGTVDRLPKKLGSLIDEGELLTSLSDNSQMFAYFNVSEPEYLEYQTNAKSRGSSKVNLLLANNRFLPYKGQVEVIESEFDNETGNIAFRAIFPNPERLLKHGETGKIQMTMPLKNAMVIPQKATYEIQDKIYVFVVDKNNMLRSRNITIAGQIPDLYVVNSGLADDDKILLEGVQKVKDDEKINYEFQKPEEVIAHLRLKAE; translated from the coding sequence ATGAACAAGATCATCGTTTTTGCAAGCTTGTTGACCATCTTGTATCAAACAAGCTGCACTACCAAAGCAGCAGAAAAAAAGGAAGCCAATACGTACGCTGTTACCAGCCCCGTAAGAGTGGATACTTCCTTTACCAAAGAATATGTTTCACAGATACGCTCTGTCAGGAACATTGAGATCAGGGCCCAGGAAAAAGGCTTCCTGCAAAACATCTATGTGGATGAAGGCCAGTTTGTAAAAGCCGGACAACTCCTGTTCCGCATCATGCCCAAAATATATGAGGCAGAACTCCTGAAAGCCGAGGCCGAAGGAAAAGCAGCAGAAATAGAACTGCAGAATACCACAGCCCTCGTAGAGAAAAATGTCGTCTCCAAAAACGAGCAGGCCATGGCCCAGGCCAAGCTCGAACAGGCAAAAGCAGAAATTGCCCTCGCCAAACTCCATCTCTCTTTCACCGAGATCAGGGCCCCATTCGATGGAACTGTTGACCGCCTCCCCAAAAAACTGGGAAGCCTCATCGATGAAGGCGAGTTACTCACCAGCCTCTCCGACAACAGCCAGATGTTTGCCTACTTCAACGTATCCGAACCCGAATACCTCGAGTACCAGACCAATGCAAAAAGCCGTGGCAGCAGCAAGGTAAACCTCCTGTTGGCCAATAATCGCTTCTTACCCTACAAAGGACAAGTGGAAGTGATCGAGAGCGAGTTCGACAACGAAACAGGTAACATCGCCTTCAGGGCCATCTTCCCCAATCCCGAGCGCCTTTTAAAGCATGGTGAAACCGGTAAGATCCAAATGACCATGCCCCTTAAAAATGCAATGGTCATTCCACAAAAAGCTACTTACGAGATCCAGGATAAGATATATGTGTTTGTAGTTGACAAAAACAACATGTTAAGATCAAGGAACATTACAATTGCAGGCCAGATTCCCGACCTCTATGTAGTGAATAGTGGCCTTGCTGATGATGACAAAATATTATTGGAAGGTGTTCAGAAAGTAAAAGATGATGAAAAGATCAATTATGAATTTCAGAAACCTGAAGAAGTGATTGCCCATCTCCGGTTAAAAGCAGAATAG
- a CDS encoding MBL fold metallo-hydrolase, producing MKVILPALLFIFVLSSVSAQSVSADTEKTKTGPLVIQPVKHASLLLTTKGTTIYVDPSGADNFKGMAEPGIILITDIHGDHFDPKTIAAIRTAHTLIIAPQVVADKLTDIDKDHLVVLKNGDKTTQAGITIEAIPMYNLPESDKAMHTKGRGNGYVLNIGGKRIYISGDTQGIPEMRSLKDIDIAFVCMNLPYTMDVKEAADAVLAFQPKIVYPYHYRGQGGLSDVKGFESLVNGGNKKIEVRLRNWYPAQ from the coding sequence ATGAAAGTTATCCTTCCTGCCTTGTTATTCATTTTTGTTTTGTCCAGTGTAAGTGCCCAATCTGTTTCTGCCGATACGGAAAAAACAAAAACGGGTCCACTTGTCATACAGCCTGTTAAACACGCCAGCCTGCTGCTAACGACAAAAGGCACTACGATCTATGTTGATCCGTCGGGTGCGGACAATTTTAAGGGAATGGCGGAACCGGGTATCATCCTGATCACGGATATACATGGCGACCACTTTGATCCCAAAACGATCGCTGCTATCAGAACAGCGCATACGCTGATCATAGCACCCCAGGTAGTGGCCGACAAATTAACTGATATTGATAAAGACCATCTTGTAGTGCTAAAGAACGGTGATAAAACCACACAAGCCGGGATAACGATAGAAGCGATCCCCATGTACAACCTTCCGGAAAGTGACAAAGCGATGCATACAAAAGGCAGGGGGAATGGTTATGTGCTGAACATTGGCGGCAAGCGTATTTACATTTCAGGTGACACGCAAGGCATCCCGGAAATGCGTTCACTAAAAGATATTGATATTGCTTTCGTGTGCATGAACCTTCCTTATACAATGGATGTAAAAGAAGCAGCGGATGCAGTACTGGCCTTTCAACCCAAAATAGTTTATCCCTATCACTACCGGGGGCAAGGCGGCCTGAGTGATGTAAAAGGATTTGAAAGCCTGGTCAATGGAGGTAATAAGAAAATAGAAGTGAGACTGCGTAACTGGTATCCCGCGCAATAA
- a CDS encoding DUF2306 domain-containing protein, which yields MKQSPQSLAIRSFRNITRFWFVVTYLGQLVFAYYIIMLYGRSAAQGNFEKWNTVNPHFYQSGDGMGNFVFGAHVAFAAVITILGPLQLIPAIRKKVPRLHRISGRVYIFAAFLMGTGGLYLTWVRGAVGGLFAQVVISINALIILVSACFAIRYAMQRKINLHNQWAVHLLLAMSGVWFFRIFLMLWLVIHKKPVGFDPETFTGPFLTFLGIFVYIFPQAVAALYFRAKFSGAPAKKWSFSIFLFIITLAMAVGIFGAVAGMWLPRI from the coding sequence ATGAAACAAAGCCCCCAATCACTAGCAATACGTTCCTTCAGGAATATAACTCGTTTTTGGTTTGTAGTCACCTACCTGGGCCAGTTGGTCTTTGCTTATTATATCATCATGCTGTATGGGAGATCAGCAGCCCAGGGGAACTTTGAGAAGTGGAATACCGTCAACCCCCATTTTTACCAATCTGGCGATGGGATGGGCAACTTTGTCTTTGGTGCACACGTGGCATTCGCTGCCGTGATAACCATCCTGGGGCCATTACAACTAATACCTGCTATCCGGAAAAAGGTCCCCCGCCTGCACAGGATCAGCGGCAGGGTATACATTTTTGCTGCTTTCTTAATGGGTACCGGCGGTTTATACCTTACCTGGGTAAGGGGAGCAGTGGGCGGACTATTTGCCCAGGTAGTCATTTCCATCAATGCATTGATCATTCTCGTTAGTGCCTGCTTTGCCATCAGGTATGCCATGCAACGAAAAATTAATTTGCACAACCAATGGGCCGTACACCTCTTATTGGCCATGAGTGGCGTATGGTTCTTTCGCATATTCCTGATGCTATGGCTCGTCATCCATAAGAAGCCAGTCGGTTTTGACCCCGAAACCTTTACCGGCCCTTTCCTCACCTTCCTGGGCATATTTGTTTACATCTTTCCGCAAGCCGTAGCCGCTTTATATTTTAGAGCTAAATTTTCAGGTGCGCCGGCTAAAAAATGGTCATTCTCCATCTTTCTTTTTATTATCACCCTTGCCATGGCAGTGGGCATCTTTGGGGCCGTTGCCGGCATGTGGCTCCCAAGAATATGA
- a CDS encoding DUF4249 domain-containing protein, whose protein sequence is MRIQQGIASLLLIVTIAGCTREFELGPQAAKPLYVIEGRISNMWGPYYVRVTKSDGLLADPDPYFPYRDSAEPVKNALVIITDDTGIKDTLIPSPPSIDRYVYYFRDSTNYNDQGIDSVFTTVNDRASFHDRGFYQTTKIKGQTGHTYSLEVQIGDQVFRSSAYMPPAPAMESVGWARDTMLSPYLNRGLIPVARFKDAPNEKNYYALNMNYSLHAYRYDFYLAPGVASGATFSVLPYYVFDDKFLTPGINTIPVRLMPLNVQHSLVPEGHYPYWDYYPYVRYSHKPVQIRLHALTQQTYTYFNALNKQLEVNGNIYKPAPASAPGNISGGALGFFYATTVSDKVLYW, encoded by the coding sequence ATGCGCATTCAACAAGGTATAGCCAGTCTTTTATTGATAGTGACCATCGCCGGTTGTACCCGGGAATTTGAACTGGGTCCTCAGGCAGCAAAACCCCTATATGTTATTGAAGGAAGGATCAGCAATATGTGGGGGCCTTATTATGTGCGGGTCACCAAATCGGATGGACTGCTAGCGGATCCCGATCCCTACTTTCCTTACCGTGACAGTGCAGAACCGGTAAAAAATGCACTCGTTATTATTACGGATGATACAGGGATAAAAGATACCCTGATCCCCAGTCCGCCCTCCATCGACCGGTATGTATATTACTTCCGCGATTCCACCAATTACAACGACCAGGGTATCGATTCGGTCTTTACCACGGTAAACGATCGCGCCAGTTTTCATGATCGTGGATTTTACCAAACCACCAAAATAAAAGGTCAGACGGGACATACCTATTCCCTGGAAGTACAGATTGGCGACCAGGTATTCAGGTCTTCGGCTTATATGCCTCCGGCACCGGCCATGGAAAGTGTGGGCTGGGCCAGGGATACCATGCTCAGTCCCTACCTGAACAGGGGCCTGATACCGGTAGCGCGGTTCAAAGATGCGCCCAATGAAAAGAACTATTATGCGCTCAATATGAACTATTCACTGCATGCTTACCGGTACGATTTTTATCTGGCTCCCGGCGTCGCTTCAGGGGCCACCTTCAGTGTGCTTCCCTATTATGTTTTTGACGACAAATTCCTGACACCCGGCATCAATACGATTCCGGTTCGTTTGATGCCGCTCAATGTTCAACACAGCCTGGTGCCTGAAGGCCACTATCCTTACTGGGATTATTATCCCTATGTGAGGTATTCACACAAACCGGTGCAGATCAGGCTGCATGCTTTAACCCAACAAACGTATACGTATTTCAATGCATTGAATAAGCAGTTGGAGGTCAATGGCAATATCTACAAACCGGCACCCGCCTCGGCGCCTGGTAATATCAGTGGCGGAGCACTGGGTTTCTTTTATGCCACCACTGTTTCTGACAAGGTGCTTTATTGGTGA
- a CDS encoding YncE family protein, whose amino-acid sequence MKLIIYNCLHFLAIPLLSVMLSHGALQAQVPGNKPAKTNKVMGEKHYLYVATPGIRDYLGYGGHGLLVFDIDNNHRFVKRIKTQGLHPNGNPSNVKGIAVSIPLNSIYITTLEGLQRIDLTTEKIVWEKKFDGGCDRMAISPNGLTMYLPSLENTFWNVVDCNTGDIIKKITVHKRAHNTIYGPAGNLVYLDDIASPWLHIADAHKHELVAKVGPFDNNIRPFTINGKESLVYVTVDSLLGFEVGDLRTGKKIAHIPVQGWERGPVRRHGNPSHGIGLTPDEKELWLCDGHNMRLHVFGAEAPYQQLTTIPLQDMPGWITFSEDGKYAYPSSGEVIDIKTRNILTYLKDEFHNNVASEKMVEIQFRGNKAVHAGDQFGIGAKR is encoded by the coding sequence ATGAAATTAATAATATATAATTGCTTACACTTCCTGGCTATACCCCTGCTTTCTGTAATGCTGAGCCATGGAGCCCTGCAGGCACAGGTCCCTGGCAATAAACCTGCAAAAACAAATAAGGTAATGGGGGAGAAGCACTACCTGTACGTGGCGACTCCCGGCATCCGCGATTACCTGGGGTACGGAGGGCATGGCCTCCTCGTCTTTGATATCGACAACAACCACCGTTTTGTAAAAAGGATCAAAACCCAAGGTCTTCATCCCAATGGTAATCCTTCCAACGTAAAAGGCATTGCTGTAAGCATCCCACTCAACAGCATCTACATCACCACATTGGAAGGCTTGCAACGCATAGACCTTACAACAGAAAAAATTGTATGGGAGAAGAAGTTTGATGGCGGCTGCGACCGTATGGCCATTTCACCCAATGGCCTTACCATGTACCTGCCATCCCTGGAGAATACATTTTGGAATGTGGTCGATTGCAATACAGGCGACATCATTAAAAAGATCACCGTGCACAAAAGAGCCCACAATACTATTTACGGACCTGCCGGTAACCTTGTTTATCTGGACGACATAGCAAGTCCCTGGTTACACATAGCCGACGCCCATAAGCATGAACTGGTAGCCAAGGTGGGTCCATTTGACAACAATATCCGCCCCTTTACCATCAATGGCAAAGAATCCCTGGTATACGTAACCGTCGATAGCCTGCTTGGTTTTGAAGTGGGCGATTTAAGGACCGGCAAAAAGATTGCCCACATACCTGTGCAGGGGTGGGAGCGTGGACCGGTGAGGCGGCATGGCAATCCCAGTCATGGTATTGGTCTCACACCAGACGAAAAAGAATTATGGCTTTGTGATGGCCACAATATGCGCCTGCATGTATTTGGTGCCGAAGCCCCTTATCAGCAGCTTACTACCATTCCCTTACAGGATATGCCTGGATGGATCACTTTTAGCGAGGATGGTAAATATGCCTACCCATCCAGCGGCGAAGTAATAGACATCAAGACCCGCAATATATTGACATACCTGAAGGATGAATTTCATAACAATGTGGCCAGCGAAAAGATGGTGGAGATCCAATTCAGGGGAAACAAAGCCGTGCATGCCGGGGATCAGTTTGGGATCGGAGCCAAGCGTTGA